From one Microbacterium sp. 10M-3C3 genomic stretch:
- a CDS encoding protein phosphatase 2C domain-containing protein, with amino-acid sequence MPDVTTHTHSVRVSDGTIDLSWAEVTDTGRRREANQDAVLTSFPLFVVADGMGGHIGGEIASTSTVDRLRAMVEDGTVTPKAIEKALVRAVKDIVAHPETTDEGTGTTLTGVFLDTTQHPPHWVTLNIGDSRVYLLRDDDLTQITTDHSVVQELVAAGRLSPEEAENHPYGNVITRAVGPSENAKPDYVRLDVVDGDRFVICSDGLTKELTDYGIRHFLDENVDPADAVRAMLDAALENGGRDNITIVVLDVHRARS; translated from the coding sequence GTGCCCGACGTGACGACCCACACGCACTCCGTGCGCGTGTCCGACGGGACGATCGACCTCTCGTGGGCCGAGGTGACCGACACCGGGCGCCGCCGCGAGGCGAACCAGGACGCCGTGCTCACGAGCTTCCCGCTGTTCGTCGTCGCCGACGGCATGGGCGGGCACATCGGCGGCGAGATCGCCAGCACCTCCACCGTCGACCGGCTGCGGGCCATGGTCGAAGACGGCACCGTCACGCCCAAGGCGATCGAGAAGGCGCTCGTGCGGGCCGTGAAGGACATCGTCGCGCACCCGGAGACCACCGACGAGGGCACGGGGACGACGCTCACGGGCGTGTTCCTGGACACCACGCAGCATCCGCCGCACTGGGTGACCCTCAACATCGGCGACTCGCGCGTGTACCTCCTGCGCGATGACGACCTGACCCAGATCACCACCGACCACTCGGTCGTGCAGGAGCTCGTGGCCGCCGGCCGCCTGAGCCCCGAGGAGGCCGAGAACCACCCGTACGGCAACGTCATCACGCGCGCCGTCGGCCCGAGCGAGAACGCCAAGCCCGACTACGTGCGGCTCGACGTCGTCGACGGCGACCGCTTCGTCATCTGCTCCGACGGGCTGACGAAGGAGCTGACCGACTACGGCATCCGTCACTTCCTCGACGAGAACGTCGACCCGGCCGACGCGGTGCGCGCGATGCTCGACGCGGCCCTGGAGAACGGCGGGCGCGACAACATCACGATCGTCGTGCTCGACGTGCACCGCGCGCGGTCCTGA
- a CDS encoding aldo/keto reductase: protein MTNPVPLRRVGDSGLMVSAIGLGCNNFGRAGTRTETLEGTRDVLDAAIDAGVTFLDTADVYGREFGLSETLMGEALRGRRDEVVIATKFGHAQLAPAMTGGAKASRATIRRSVEGSLRRLQTDYIDLYQLHTPDPETPIDETLDALGDLVREGKVRYIGHSNFTGWQIAEADAAALGSVRFVSAQNQYSLLARAAEREVLPAARRFGLGFFPFFPLHNGLLTGKFTREGGPADSRILRQRPHLWRDAPWDVLESYRGLAEEHGASMLEATFAWLLAQEPVSSVIAGATSAEQVRANAAAATAWEPDDDALTAIDALLPLPADPAAG from the coding sequence ATGACGAATCCCGTTCCCCTGCGCCGTGTCGGTGACTCCGGGCTGATGGTGTCGGCCATCGGCCTGGGCTGCAACAACTTCGGGCGCGCCGGCACCCGTACCGAGACGCTCGAGGGCACGCGGGACGTGCTCGACGCCGCGATCGATGCGGGGGTGACGTTCCTCGACACCGCCGACGTCTACGGACGCGAGTTCGGCCTGTCGGAGACCCTCATGGGGGAGGCGCTCCGGGGCCGACGCGACGAGGTCGTCATCGCGACGAAGTTCGGGCATGCCCAGCTCGCTCCGGCGATGACCGGCGGCGCGAAGGCGTCGCGGGCGACGATCCGCCGCTCGGTCGAGGGGTCGCTGCGGCGCCTGCAGACCGACTACATCGACCTGTACCAGCTGCACACGCCCGACCCCGAGACCCCGATCGACGAGACCCTCGACGCGCTGGGCGACCTCGTCCGCGAGGGCAAGGTGCGCTACATCGGCCACTCGAACTTCACCGGATGGCAGATCGCGGAGGCGGATGCGGCGGCCCTCGGCAGCGTCCGGTTCGTGTCGGCCCAGAACCAGTACAGCCTGCTCGCGCGCGCCGCGGAGCGCGAGGTGCTGCCGGCCGCGCGGCGCTTCGGGCTCGGCTTCTTCCCGTTCTTCCCGCTGCACAACGGACTGCTCACCGGGAAGTTCACGCGCGAGGGCGGCCCCGCTGACAGTCGCATCCTCCGCCAGCGCCCGCACCTGTGGCGCGACGCGCCGTGGGACGTCCTCGAGTCCTATCGGGGGCTCGCCGAGGAGCACGGCGCCTCGATGCTCGAGGCGACGTTCGCGTGGCTGCTCGCGCAGGAGCCGGTCTCGAGCGTCATCGCGGGCGCGACGAGCGCCGAGCAGGTCCGCGCGAACGCCGCCGCGGCGACCGCGTGGGAGCCGGACGACGACGCGCTCACCGCGATCGACGCGCTGCTGCCGCTGCCGGCCGACCCCGCCGCCGGCTGA
- a CDS encoding large exoprotein, translating into MSDPYYDPTGAAAALAFLAILIPLILFFAVIYYVLSSFFMMKIFQKAGVQGQWRAWVPIYNGMIMGKLGDMSPWVVLGAAIAAGVLGQIPYIGWIFSIAAYLVVVAYSWRVGLKLGKEWYLLLLFILPGLGQLIWLGILAFDKSRWNPAIPPAPWASSFIADRTVWQGIPVQPGAPAPAGGYAAPGATAAPGAYPPPPAPGAYPPPPASAAPTAPPAAAEPPAPPTTPPTEPPAPPTTPPTEPPAPPRV; encoded by the coding sequence ATGTCTGATCCGTACTACGACCCGACCGGCGCGGCCGCCGCGCTGGCGTTCCTGGCCATCCTGATCCCGCTCATCCTGTTCTTCGCCGTCATCTACTACGTCCTGTCGTCGTTCTTCATGATGAAGATCTTCCAGAAGGCCGGCGTGCAGGGGCAGTGGCGCGCGTGGGTGCCGATCTACAACGGCATGATCATGGGCAAGCTCGGCGACATGTCGCCGTGGGTGGTCCTGGGCGCCGCGATCGCCGCGGGCGTCCTCGGCCAGATCCCTTACATCGGCTGGATCTTCTCGATCGCCGCGTACCTCGTCGTCGTGGCGTACTCGTGGCGCGTCGGGCTCAAGCTCGGCAAGGAGTGGTACCTGCTGCTGCTGTTCATCCTGCCCGGCCTCGGACAGCTGATCTGGCTGGGCATCCTCGCGTTCGACAAGTCGCGCTGGAACCCGGCGATCCCGCCGGCTCCGTGGGCCTCGAGCTTCATCGCCGACCGCACCGTGTGGCAGGGCATCCCCGTGCAGCCGGGCGCTCCGGCGCCCGCGGGCGGCTACGCCGCGCCCGGCGCGACGGCCGCCCCCGGCGCCTACCCGCCGCCTCCCGCCCCCGGCGCTTACCCGCCGCCGCCGGCCTCCGCCGCCCCCACGGCGCCGCCCGCGGCGGCGGAGCCGCCGGCTCCGCCGACGACGCCGCCCACCGAGCCGCCGGCGCCGCCCACGACGCCGCCGACCGAGCCGCCGGCTCCGCCGCGCGTCTGA
- the yaaA gene encoding peroxide stress protein YaaA codes for MLILLPPSETKRPGGSSAPLDLDALALPGLRDRRAAAVDALVALSSDEDEAARVLKLGARQRADIAANAALRTAPTMPAVDRYTGVLFDALGADGLDATARRWLGAHVLIHSAPFGPVSALDRIPAYRLGAAASVPGLPPLRRHWADAVTAAFADAPRFVLDLRSEAYAALGPVPAGTPHAYVRVVTAEGRALNHFNKHTKGALTRALAQTRPRISNADAFVRWADAAGFPARRGVGDEIDVLAE; via the coding sequence ATGCTGATCCTGCTGCCGCCGTCGGAGACCAAGCGTCCCGGCGGGTCGTCCGCGCCCCTCGACCTCGATGCTCTCGCGCTGCCGGGGCTCCGCGACCGCCGCGCCGCGGCCGTCGACGCGCTCGTGGCGCTGTCCTCCGACGAGGACGAGGCGGCGCGCGTCCTCAAGCTCGGTGCCCGGCAGCGCGCCGACATCGCCGCCAACGCGGCCCTGCGGACGGCGCCCACGATGCCCGCCGTCGACCGCTACACGGGGGTGCTCTTCGACGCCCTCGGCGCCGACGGCCTCGACGCGACCGCGCGCCGGTGGCTCGGCGCCCACGTCCTGATCCACTCCGCCCCCTTCGGGCCCGTCAGCGCGCTCGACCGCATCCCGGCGTACCGACTCGGCGCCGCCGCATCCGTGCCCGGCCTGCCGCCGCTGCGCCGGCACTGGGCGGATGCGGTGACCGCGGCCTTCGCCGACGCGCCGCGCTTCGTGCTCGACCTGCGCTCCGAGGCGTATGCGGCCCTCGGCCCGGTGCCCGCGGGCACGCCGCACGCGTACGTGCGCGTCGTGACGGCGGAGGGCCGCGCCCTCAACCACTTCAACAAGCACACCAAGGGCGCGCTCACGCGTGCCCTCGCGCAGACGCGCCCGCGGATCTCGAACGCCGACGCGTTCGTGCGGTGGGCGGATGCCGCCGGCTTCCCCGCGCGACGCGGCGTCGGCGACGAGATCGACGTGCTCGCGGAGTGA
- a CDS encoding F0F1 ATP synthase subunit epsilon, translated as MPLQVHLVSADAEVWSGEASLVVAKTVEGEIGFMAGHEPVLAILAEGQVRITRADGSKVTANAQDGFLSMEGDELTIVAGNAALIS; from the coding sequence ATGCCGCTCCAGGTGCACCTCGTCTCGGCCGACGCCGAGGTGTGGTCGGGGGAGGCGTCGCTCGTCGTCGCCAAGACCGTCGAGGGGGAGATCGGCTTCATGGCCGGTCACGAGCCCGTGCTGGCGATCCTTGCCGAGGGCCAGGTGCGTATCACGCGTGCCGACGGCTCCAAGGTGACCGCGAACGCGCAGGACGGCTTCCTCTCCATGGAGGGCGACGAACTCACGATCGTGGCGGGCAACGCCGCGCTCATCTCCTGA
- the atpD gene encoding F0F1 ATP synthase subunit beta, with the protein MSLTAEKAEQTQTAGVGRVARVTGPVVDIEFPHDAIPDIYNALKTTITIEGESTEITLEVAQHLGDDLVRAISLKPTDGMVRGQEVRDTGGPITVPVGDVTKGKVFNVTGDVLNGEPGEQIEVTERWGIHRKAPNFDQLESKTTMFETGIKVIDLLTPYVQGGKIGLFGGAGVGKTVLIQEMIQRVAQDHGGVSVFAGVGERTREGNDLIHEMEEAGVFDKTALVFGQMDEPPGTRLRVALSALTMAEYFRDVQNQDVLLFIDNIFRFTQAGSEVSTLLGRMPSAVGYQPNLADEMGVLQERITSTRGHSITSLQAIYVPADDYTDPAPATTFAHLDATTELSREIASKGLYPAVDPLTSTSRILDPRYIGEDHYRVATAVKQILQKNKELQEIIAILGVDELSEEDKIVVSRARRIQQFLSQNTYMAKKFTGVEGSTVPIKETIESFDAIVKGEFDHVAEQAFFNVGGISDVEARWAQIQKENG; encoded by the coding sequence ATGAGCCTCACCGCCGAGAAGGCCGAGCAGACTCAGACGGCCGGCGTCGGACGCGTCGCACGCGTCACGGGCCCGGTCGTCGACATCGAGTTCCCCCACGATGCGATCCCCGACATCTACAACGCCCTGAAGACGACGATCACGATCGAGGGGGAGTCGACCGAGATCACCCTCGAGGTCGCCCAGCACCTCGGCGACGACCTCGTGCGCGCCATCTCGCTGAAGCCCACGGACGGCATGGTCCGCGGCCAGGAGGTGCGCGACACCGGCGGCCCCATCACGGTGCCCGTCGGCGACGTCACCAAGGGCAAGGTGTTCAACGTCACCGGCGACGTCCTCAACGGCGAGCCGGGCGAGCAGATCGAGGTCACCGAGCGCTGGGGCATCCACCGCAAGGCGCCGAACTTCGACCAGCTCGAGTCGAAGACCACGATGTTCGAGACCGGCATCAAGGTCATCGACCTGCTCACCCCGTACGTGCAGGGCGGCAAGATCGGCCTGTTCGGCGGTGCGGGCGTCGGCAAGACCGTCCTCATCCAGGAGATGATCCAGCGCGTCGCGCAGGACCACGGCGGTGTGTCGGTGTTCGCCGGTGTCGGCGAGCGCACGCGCGAGGGCAACGACCTCATCCACGAGATGGAGGAGGCGGGCGTCTTCGACAAGACCGCGCTCGTGTTCGGCCAGATGGACGAGCCGCCGGGGACCCGTCTGCGCGTCGCCCTCTCGGCTCTGACGATGGCGGAGTACTTCCGCGACGTGCAGAACCAGGACGTGCTGCTGTTCATCGACAACATCTTCCGGTTCACGCAGGCCGGCTCCGAGGTGTCGACGCTCCTCGGCCGCATGCCCTCCGCTGTGGGGTACCAGCCGAACCTCGCCGACGAGATGGGTGTGCTGCAGGAGCGCATCACCTCGACGCGCGGCCACTCGATCACGTCGCTCCAGGCCATCTACGTGCCCGCCGACGACTACACCGACCCGGCCCCGGCGACGACGTTCGCCCACCTGGACGCGACGACCGAGCTCTCGCGCGAGATCGCGTCGAAGGGTCTGTACCCCGCGGTCGACCCGCTGACCTCGACGAGCCGCATCCTCGACCCGCGCTACATCGGTGAGGACCACTACCGCGTGGCCACCGCCGTGAAGCAGATCCTGCAGAAGAACAAGGAGCTGCAGGAGATCATCGCGATCCTCGGTGTCGACGAGCTCTCCGAAGAGGACAAGATCGTCGTCTCGCGTGCGCGCCGCATCCAGCAGTTCCTCTCGCAGAACACCTACATGGCGAAGAAGTTCACCGGTGTCGAGGGCTCGACCGTCCCGATCAAGGAGACCATCGAGTCGTTCGACGCGATCGTCAAGGGCGAGTTCGACCACGTCGCCGAGCAGGCGTTCTTCAACGTCGGCGGCATCTCCGACGTCGAGGCGCGCTGGGCGCAGATCCAGAAGGAGAACGGCTGA
- a CDS encoding F0F1 ATP synthase subunit gamma: MGAQLRVYKQKINSAQTTKKITKAMELIAASRIQKAMARVRASSPFARAVTRAVSAVATHSNVDHPLTTERADIRRSAVVIFASDRGLAGAFNSQILREGLELAELLRSEGKEVAFYLVGRKAVGYFQFRRLATEGEWTGDTDTPQFRTAEEIAATLIDAYNRGGTEGGVDEIHLVYNRFVSMMTQTPESVRLLPLEVVEAEADASAQVYPLYEFEPDAETVLDALLPVYIQSRVFNALLQSSAAKHAATQKAMKSASDNADKLITDYTRLRNNARQAEITQQIAEIVGGADALASGK, translated from the coding sequence ATGGGCGCACAACTGCGGGTCTACAAGCAGAAGATCAACTCTGCGCAGACCACCAAGAAGATCACGAAGGCGATGGAGCTCATCGCGGCTTCGCGCATCCAGAAGGCGATGGCGCGGGTGCGCGCGTCCTCGCCCTTCGCGCGGGCCGTGACGCGCGCCGTCTCGGCCGTGGCCACCCACTCCAACGTCGATCACCCGCTGACCACCGAGCGCGCGGACATCCGCCGCTCGGCGGTCGTGATCTTCGCCTCGGACCGGGGCCTGGCCGGCGCGTTCAACTCGCAGATCCTCCGCGAGGGTCTCGAGCTGGCCGAGCTGCTGCGCTCGGAGGGCAAGGAGGTCGCGTTCTACCTCGTCGGACGCAAGGCGGTGGGCTACTTCCAGTTCCGTCGCCTCGCGACCGAGGGCGAGTGGACCGGTGACACCGACACCCCGCAGTTCCGCACGGCGGAGGAGATCGCAGCCACCCTCATCGACGCGTACAACCGCGGCGGCACCGAGGGCGGCGTGGACGAGATCCACCTCGTCTACAACCGCTTCGTCAGCATGATGACGCAGACGCCCGAGTCGGTGCGGCTGCTCCCGCTCGAGGTCGTCGAGGCCGAGGCGGACGCGTCGGCGCAGGTGTACCCCCTGTACGAGTTCGAGCCGGACGCCGAGACGGTGCTCGACGCGCTCCTGCCGGTGTACATCCAGAGCCGCGTCTTCAACGCCCTCCTGCAGTCCTCCGCGGCCAAGCACGCGGCGACGCAGAAGGCGATGAAGTCCGCCAGCGACAACGCCGACAAGCTCATCACCGACTACACCCGCCTGCGCAACAACGCGCGTCAGGCGGAGATCACGCAGCAGATCGCCGAGATCGTCGGCGGCGCCGACGCCCTGGCATCGGGCAAGTAA
- the atpA gene encoding F0F1 ATP synthase subunit alpha, with the protein MADITISPDVIRDALKDFVAAYEPTGAAASEVGTVVDAADGIAHVEGLPGVMANELVRFADGTLGLAQNLDEHEIGVVVLGDFAGIEEGQEVTRTGEVLSVPVGDGYLGRVVDPLGNPIDGLGEIASEGRRALELQAPGVMQRKSVHEPLQTGIKAIDAMIPVGRGQRQLIIGDRQTGKTAIALDTIINQKANWESGDVNKQVRCIYVAIGQKGSTIASVKGALEDAGAMEYTTIVAAPASDPAGFKYLAPYTGSAIGQHWMYGGKHVLIIFDDLSKQAEAYRAVSLLLRRPPGREAYPGDVFYLHSRLLERCAKLSDELGAGSMTGLPIIETKANDVSAYIPTNVISITDGQIFLQSDLFNANQRPAVDVGISVSRVGGDAQVKSIKKVSGTLKLELSQYRSLEAFAMFASDLDAASRRQLARGARLTELLKQPQYSPYPVEEQVVSIWAGTNGKLDKIEVSDVLRFERELLDYLRRNTTVLDTLRETNVLDDDTVAELDKRIDEFILEFQAGDGQGIGTPGTESVAAAEAEDVNQEKIVKGRR; encoded by the coding sequence ATGGCAGATATCACCATCAGCCCCGACGTCATCCGTGACGCGCTGAAGGATTTCGTCGCCGCCTACGAGCCCACCGGCGCCGCCGCCTCCGAGGTCGGCACCGTGGTCGACGCCGCGGACGGCATCGCGCACGTCGAGGGCCTGCCGGGTGTGATGGCCAACGAGCTCGTCCGCTTCGCGGACGGCACGCTGGGCCTGGCCCAGAATCTCGACGAGCACGAGATCGGCGTGGTCGTCCTCGGCGACTTCGCCGGCATCGAGGAGGGCCAGGAGGTCACCCGCACGGGCGAGGTCCTGTCGGTGCCCGTCGGCGACGGCTACCTGGGCCGCGTCGTCGACCCGCTCGGCAACCCGATCGACGGTCTCGGCGAGATCGCGTCGGAGGGCCGTCGCGCCCTCGAGCTCCAGGCGCCCGGCGTCATGCAGCGCAAATCCGTGCACGAGCCGCTGCAGACCGGCATCAAGGCCATCGACGCGATGATCCCCGTCGGCCGCGGTCAGCGCCAGCTGATCATCGGCGACCGCCAGACCGGCAAGACCGCGATCGCGCTCGACACGATCATCAACCAGAAGGCCAACTGGGAGTCCGGCGACGTCAACAAGCAGGTGCGCTGCATCTACGTCGCGATCGGCCAGAAGGGCTCGACGATCGCCTCCGTCAAGGGCGCGCTCGAGGACGCCGGCGCGATGGAGTACACCACCATCGTCGCGGCGCCCGCCTCCGACCCGGCCGGCTTCAAGTACCTCGCCCCCTACACCGGCTCGGCCATCGGCCAGCACTGGATGTACGGCGGCAAGCACGTTCTCATCATCTTCGACGACCTGTCGAAGCAGGCCGAGGCCTACCGCGCCGTGTCGCTGCTGCTGCGCCGCCCGCCGGGCCGCGAGGCGTACCCGGGCGACGTGTTCTACCTGCACTCGCGTCTCCTCGAGCGCTGCGCGAAGCTGTCCGACGAGCTGGGCGCCGGGTCGATGACGGGTCTGCCCATCATCGAGACGAAGGCCAACGACGTCTCGGCGTACATCCCGACGAACGTCATCTCGATCACCGACGGCCAGATCTTCCTGCAGTCCGACCTGTTCAACGCCAACCAGCGTCCTGCGGTCGACGTCGGCATCTCGGTCTCGCGCGTGGGCGGTGACGCCCAGGTCAAGTCGATCAAGAAGGTCTCCGGCACGCTCAAGCTCGAGCTGTCGCAGTACCGCTCGCTCGAGGCCTTCGCGATGTTCGCGTCCGACCTCGACGCGGCCTCGCGCCGCCAGCTGGCCCGCGGTGCGCGCCTGACGGAGCTCCTGAAGCAGCCGCAGTACTCGCCGTACCCCGTCGAGGAGCAGGTCGTCTCGATCTGGGCCGGCACGAACGGCAAGCTCGACAAGATCGAGGTGTCGGACGTCCTGCGCTTCGAGCGCGAGCTGCTCGACTACCTGCGCCGCAACACGACGGTGCTCGACACCCTGCGCGAGACCAACGTCCTCGACGACGACACCGTCGCCGAGCTCGACAAGCGCATCGACGAGTTCATCCTGGAGTTCCAGGCCGGCGACGGCCAGGGCATCGGCACGCCGGGCACCGAGTCGGTGGCCGCCGCAGAGGCCGAGGACGTCAACCAGGAGAAGATCGTCAAGGGCCGTCGCTGA
- a CDS encoding F0F1 ATP synthase subunit delta, with protein sequence MGSATTQALEAATTALTGAAGVDLEVARELFAASRAVGGSPQLGGALADSAAPAAARAKVVADVFGRALKPTTVELLSTLAAQRWSNASDLVDAIEELAVRAAAVAAADDIEAELFAFSRTVAQNAELELALGSRLGDAAAKGALIETLLGSRASAATTLIVSSLVQQPRERRVRALLSRAMRLVADQRGRTVATVVSAVALGEAQRERLAAALSARYGAQVSLNVVIDPSVVGGLRVQIADDVIDASISTRLADLRQRLAG encoded by the coding sequence ATGGGCAGTGCGACCACGCAGGCGCTCGAGGCGGCGACGACGGCGCTCACCGGCGCGGCCGGCGTCGACCTCGAGGTCGCGCGCGAGCTGTTCGCGGCCTCGCGCGCCGTCGGCGGCTCGCCGCAGCTCGGCGGCGCGCTCGCGGACTCGGCGGCTCCGGCCGCCGCGCGCGCCAAGGTGGTCGCCGACGTTTTCGGCCGCGCGTTGAAGCCGACGACCGTCGAGCTGCTCTCGACGCTCGCGGCGCAGCGCTGGTCGAACGCGTCCGACCTCGTCGACGCGATCGAGGAGCTGGCCGTCCGTGCCGCGGCCGTCGCCGCCGCCGACGACATCGAGGCGGAGCTGTTCGCCTTCTCCCGCACGGTCGCGCAGAACGCCGAGCTCGAGCTCGCTCTCGGGAGCCGGCTCGGCGACGCCGCCGCGAAGGGCGCGCTCATCGAGACGCTCCTGGGATCGCGGGCGAGCGCGGCGACGACGCTCATCGTGTCCTCGCTCGTCCAGCAGCCGCGCGAGCGGCGCGTGCGGGCGCTCCTGTCGCGTGCGATGCGGCTCGTGGCCGACCAGCGCGGCCGCACGGTCGCGACCGTCGTCAGCGCCGTCGCCCTCGGCGAGGCGCAGCGCGAGCGGCTGGCCGCCGCGCTGTCGGCGAGGTATGGTGCGCAGGTCTCCCTGAACGTCGTCATCGATCCGTCGGTCGTGGGCGGGCTGCGCGTGCAGATCGCCGACGACGTCATCGACGCCAGCATCTCCACCCGCCTGGCCGATCTCCGCCAGCGCCTGGCGGGCTAA
- a CDS encoding F0F1 ATP synthase subunit B translates to MLNALVLAAEPAGEGTPPNPLIPAIYDITWSAVCFVVILLVFWRVVLPRMQKLLDERGAAIEGNIAKADEAQRQAEAALEEYTAQLAEARKEAGEIREAAREDGKKIVAEAKDAASAEAARITATAHTQIEAERQSALVSLRSEVGTLALDLAGNVIGETLSDDAKAQAVVDRFLADLEASEKAAPEKAAP, encoded by the coding sequence ATGCTGAACGCTCTTGTCCTCGCCGCCGAGCCGGCAGGGGAGGGGACGCCCCCGAACCCGCTGATCCCGGCGATCTACGACATCACCTGGTCCGCGGTCTGCTTCGTCGTCATCCTGCTCGTCTTCTGGCGCGTCGTGCTGCCGCGCATGCAGAAGCTGCTCGACGAGCGCGGTGCCGCGATCGAAGGCAACATCGCGAAGGCTGACGAGGCCCAGCGTCAGGCCGAGGCGGCGCTCGAGGAGTACACCGCGCAGCTCGCCGAGGCCCGCAAGGAGGCCGGCGAGATCCGCGAGGCCGCCCGCGAGGACGGCAAGAAGATCGTCGCCGAGGCGAAGGACGCCGCGTCGGCCGAGGCCGCGCGCATCACGGCCACCGCGCACACGCAGATCGAGGCGGAGCGCCAGTCGGCCCTCGTGTCGCTGCGCAGCGAGGTCGGCACGCTCGCCCTCGACCTGGCCGGCAACGTCATCGGCGAGACCCTCTCCGACGACGCCAAGGCGCAGGCGGTCGTCGACCGCTTCCTCGCCGACCTCGAGGCCTCCGAGAAGGCTGCGCCCGAGAAGGCGGCACCGTAA
- the atpE gene encoding F0F1 ATP synthase subunit C, translated as MDATTVLAQVSGSIATVGYGLAAIGPAIGVGIVVGKTIEGVARQPELAGRLQVLMFIGIAFTEALAFIGIATGFIFGF; from the coding sequence GTGGACGCAACTACGGTTCTCGCCCAGGTCTCCGGTTCGATCGCGACCGTCGGCTACGGTCTCGCCGCCATCGGCCCGGCCATCGGCGTGGGCATCGTCGTCGGCAAGACGATCGAGGGCGTCGCCCGTCAGCCCGAACTGGCCGGCCGCCTGCAGGTGCTGATGTTCATCGGCATCGCCTTCACCGAGGCGCTCGCGTTCATCGGCATCGCGACCGGCTTCATCTTCGGCTTCTGA
- the atpB gene encoding F0F1 ATP synthase subunit A gives MSAEAEFHPPSINDFFPDAVLFAGTPFELTRINIIQLLATAVLVLVFVLGTRRMKLVPGRFQSVVEMGLDFVRVNIAEDLLGRKDGRRFLPILTTIFFMVLFMNITGIIPGLNIAGTSVIAVPLLLAAVAYVTFIYAGVKKSPGAFFKNSLMPSGLPWFLYILIIPLEFLSTFIIRPVTLTLRLLMNMIVGHLMLVLFFAATQFFVFGLGGFWSLLGAGTLAFGLAFTLFELLVAFLQAYVFAILTAVYIQLAIAEEH, from the coding sequence GTGTCCGCTGAGGCGGAGTTCCATCCGCCGTCCATCAACGATTTCTTCCCGGACGCGGTCCTGTTCGCCGGCACGCCCTTCGAGCTGACGCGCATCAACATCATCCAGCTGCTGGCCACCGCGGTGCTCGTGCTGGTGTTCGTCCTCGGCACGCGCCGCATGAAGCTCGTCCCCGGCCGCTTCCAGAGCGTCGTGGAGATGGGTCTGGACTTCGTCCGCGTCAACATCGCCGAAGACCTCCTCGGGCGCAAGGACGGCCGCCGGTTCCTGCCGATCCTCACCACGATCTTCTTCATGGTGCTGTTCATGAACATCACCGGCATCATCCCGGGCCTGAACATCGCCGGAACGAGCGTCATCGCGGTGCCGTTGCTGCTGGCCGCGGTCGCCTACGTGACGTTCATCTACGCGGGTGTGAAGAAGTCGCCCGGCGCGTTCTTCAAGAACTCGCTCATGCCGTCGGGCCTGCCGTGGTTCCTGTACATCCTGATCATCCCGCTCGAGTTCCTCTCGACCTTCATCATCCGGCCCGTGACGCTCACGCTCCGTCTCCTGATGAACATGATCGTCGGGCACCTCATGCTGGTGCTGTTCTTCGCCGCGACGCAGTTCTTCGTCTTCGGCCTCGGCGGCTTCTGGTCGCTCCTGGGCGCGGGCACGCTCGCGTTCGGCCTCGCCTTCACCCTGTTCGAGCTCCTGGTGGCCTTCCTCCAGGCGTACGTCTTCGCAATTCTCACCGCGGTCTACATCCAGCTCGCGATCGCAGAAGAGCACTGA